A genomic stretch from Kribbella amoyensis includes:
- a CDS encoding GIY-YIG nuclease family protein, with amino-acid sequence MEPGVYRFRDEAGKVLYIGRARNLRRRVQSYWTNLGDRPRLATMVRRIARVEGVWCDSEHEAAMLERNLLEQSKPRWNRVEGGAEVVGYIRFDAGPARPGLRFTHTVTPNAPHFGPYLGGLRIRQAIAAVHRVLPLTYSGAADGSVREFAQLFGIGPDDRKTLARTAIAVLERDPEAVTALRTELIRRRDRAAAELRFEFAAKLQDELTAFDWIVADQKASWLEPHTLDVYGWSQGILVRFHLEAGRVRTWTQRPATEVTARTRVAETPALWRPFAQRNADLAARLLQI; translated from the coding sequence ATGGAGCCAGGGGTCTATCGGTTCCGCGACGAGGCCGGGAAGGTGCTGTACATCGGCCGCGCGCGGAACCTGCGGCGCCGGGTCCAGTCGTACTGGACGAACCTCGGCGACCGGCCCCGGCTCGCGACGATGGTGCGCCGGATCGCCCGGGTCGAAGGGGTCTGGTGCGACTCCGAGCACGAGGCCGCGATGCTCGAACGCAACCTCCTCGAGCAGTCCAAACCACGCTGGAACCGGGTGGAGGGCGGCGCCGAGGTCGTCGGGTACATCCGGTTCGACGCCGGCCCGGCCCGGCCAGGACTCCGGTTCACCCACACGGTCACCCCGAACGCGCCGCACTTCGGCCCGTACCTCGGCGGCCTCCGGATCCGGCAGGCCATCGCCGCGGTGCATCGCGTGCTGCCGTTGACGTACTCGGGTGCCGCGGACGGATCGGTCCGCGAGTTCGCCCAGCTCTTCGGGATCGGCCCCGATGATCGTAAAACCCTGGCCCGGACAGCGATCGCGGTCCTCGAACGCGACCCGGAGGCCGTCACCGCACTCCGGACCGAGCTGATCCGCCGTCGCGATCGCGCGGCCGCCGAACTCCGGTTCGAGTTCGCGGCGAAACTCCAGGACGAGCTCACCGCGTTCGACTGGATCGTCGCCGACCAGAAGGCGTCCTGGCTCGAACCGCACACCCTCGACGTCTACGGCTGGTCCCAGGGCATCCTGGTCCGCTTCCACCTCGAAGCGGGCCGCGTCCGGACCTGGACCCAACGTCCAGCCACGGAAGTCACGGCCCGCACCCGAGTCGCCGAGACCCCAGCGTTGTGGCGCCCTTTCGCCCAACGCAACGCCGACCTGGCCGCCCGCCTCCTCCAGATCTGA
- a CDS encoding VOC family protein: MDMLRDAQIAELGLADWRKLGQGLHARYLVEDFGAGARFVAAVASAGDAAGHHPRTTLGDGFVDFKLISRDAIYRDDAGQEHVVEWVTQKDVDLAGRITELAAEQGLTADPAGILTIELALDTANAAKIAPMWAALLTGSTDAAGRGTISDDVRDLTERVPILWFQGTDEHETPRQRFHLDMWVPAEFAEERIAAAVAAGGTVVDDSEAPSYTVLADVDGNKACVCAAVGR; this comes from the coding sequence ATGGACATGTTGAGGGATGCGCAGATCGCCGAGCTTGGGCTGGCTGACTGGCGGAAGCTGGGTCAGGGGCTGCACGCTCGGTACCTGGTCGAGGACTTCGGGGCCGGGGCGCGGTTCGTCGCGGCGGTGGCTTCGGCGGGGGACGCGGCGGGGCATCATCCGCGGACGACGCTCGGGGACGGGTTCGTCGACTTCAAGCTGATCAGCCGGGACGCGATCTACCGCGATGATGCCGGTCAGGAGCACGTCGTCGAATGGGTGACCCAGAAGGACGTCGACCTGGCCGGCCGGATCACCGAGCTCGCCGCTGAGCAGGGACTGACCGCCGACCCGGCCGGGATCCTCACGATCGAGCTCGCCCTGGACACCGCGAACGCGGCCAAGATCGCGCCGATGTGGGCCGCGCTGCTGACCGGGAGTACCGACGCCGCGGGCCGCGGGACGATCTCCGACGACGTGCGCGACCTGACCGAGCGGGTACCGATCCTGTGGTTCCAGGGGACCGACGAGCACGAGACCCCGCGGCAGCGGTTCCACCTCGATATGTGGGTCCCGGCCGAGTTCGCCGAGGAACGGATCGCGGCCGCCGTCGCCGCGGGCGGGACCGTGGTCGACGACAGCGAGGCCCCGTCGTACACCGTGCTCGCCGACGTGGACGGCAACAAGGCCTGCGTCTGCGCGGCTGTCGGCCGATAG
- a CDS encoding YajQ family cyclic di-GMP-binding protein has product MASESSFDIVNKVDRQEVDNAVNQAGKEISQRFDFKNVDAGIKWSGENIDLQANTEERVNAVLDVFKDKLVKRQISLKGLDADEPKLSGKIYKITASISAGITQENAKKLSKLIRDEGPKGVKAQIQGEELRVSSKSRDDLQAVQSLIKGQDLDFAVQFVNYR; this is encoded by the coding sequence ATGGCTTCGGAGTCCTCCTTCGACATCGTGAACAAGGTCGACCGTCAGGAGGTGGACAACGCCGTGAACCAGGCGGGGAAGGAGATCAGCCAGCGGTTCGACTTCAAGAACGTCGACGCGGGCATCAAGTGGTCCGGGGAGAACATCGACCTGCAGGCGAACACCGAGGAGCGGGTGAACGCCGTGCTGGACGTGTTCAAGGACAAGCTGGTGAAGCGGCAGATCTCGCTGAAGGGGCTGGACGCCGACGAGCCGAAGCTGTCCGGGAAGATCTACAAGATCACCGCGTCGATCAGCGCCGGCATTACCCAGGAGAACGCGAAGAAGCTGTCCAAGCTGATCCGCGACGAGGGCCCCAAGGGCGTCAAGGCGCAGATCCAGGGCGAGGAGCTCCGGGTCTCCAGCAAGAGCCGCGACGACCTGCAGGCGGTCCAGTCGCTGATCAAGGGCCAGGACCTGGACTTCGCCGTCCAGTTCGTGAACTACCGCTGA
- a CDS encoding ABC transporter permease, whose product MKNPSIVMLRRNFKHIARNPTSVFNAILMPVVMMFMFVYILGDAFNVGVDYVDYATPGLLLLAVCYGLGAVATAVNSDMTKGIINRFKVMDVPRSAVLTGHVVASLLTNLIAVAALLGVAFLLGFSPSASFLDWLGVIGMVALLGFATAWLTVALGLFAKSPETAGLASVPLVMLPFFSSAIVPADKMGAGVRQFAEYQPFTPIIETLRGLLNGTPAAGDAIQALAWCLGIALVGYLWASSTFTKRA is encoded by the coding sequence ATGAAGAACCCCTCGATCGTGATGCTGCGCCGCAACTTCAAGCACATCGCCCGCAACCCCACCTCGGTGTTCAACGCGATCCTGATGCCGGTCGTGATGATGTTCATGTTCGTGTACATCCTCGGCGACGCCTTCAACGTCGGCGTGGACTACGTCGACTACGCGACGCCGGGCCTGCTCCTGCTGGCTGTCTGCTACGGCCTCGGCGCGGTGGCGACCGCGGTGAACTCGGACATGACCAAGGGCATCATCAACCGGTTCAAGGTGATGGACGTCCCGCGCAGCGCGGTACTGACCGGTCACGTGGTGGCCAGCCTGCTGACCAACCTGATCGCCGTCGCGGCCCTGCTCGGCGTCGCGTTCCTGCTCGGCTTCAGCCCGTCGGCGAGCTTCCTCGACTGGCTCGGCGTGATCGGGATGGTGGCCCTGCTCGGGTTCGCCACCGCCTGGCTCACGGTCGCGCTCGGCCTGTTCGCGAAGTCCCCGGAGACGGCGGGTCTGGCGTCCGTCCCGCTGGTCATGCTGCCGTTCTTCAGCAGCGCGATCGTGCCGGCGGACAAGATGGGCGCCGGCGTCCGGCAGTTCGCGGAGTACCAGCCGTTCACGCCGATCATCGAGACCCTGCGCGGCCTGCTCAACGGCACCCCGGCGGCCGGGGACGCGATCCAGGCGCTCGCCTGGTGCCTGGGGATCGCGCTCGTCGGCTACCTGTGGGCGTCGTCCACGTTCACGAAGCGAGCGTGA
- a CDS encoding BTAD domain-containing putative transcriptional regulator, producing the protein MQIGILGPFEVRTDGGALVEVPGARLRALLTALALEPGRVVAKATLVDWIWGEQPPADATNALQRLVSRLRKILPEGSIEGLTDGYRLKLAPDAVDAVEFERLVGEARTDEEAHRIRLLREALGLWRGAALQDVGLEESEAFDAAVTRLERLRLTAVEDRFEAETAHGGGADAVPELTDLVAAYPVRERLVGALMRALVASGRDSEALLVYERTREALADELGVDPSPELSALHVALLRGELVRREEKRPTNLRAELTTYVGKDTEVTAVRELIAGHRLTTLIGPGGSGKTRMATETARTLLDELPDGAWLVELAAIGADADVAQAALDALRLRDALVGEVPDAEPTDRFIAAVREREMLLVLDNCEHVIESAAAFAHRALGECRRLRILATSREPLGITGEALWPVAPLVLPAETADAAEVEASPAVRLLQDRASAVRNDLGTDAATMATMARICRALDGMPLAIELAAARLRTMTLDQLANRLDDRFRLLTGGSRTALPRHRTLRAVVDWSWELLSDAERMVLRRLAVFAGGASLEAAERVCAGDAVESWEVLELLTALTEKSLVVVTGEDNPRYRMLGTIKEYAEQRLAEAGEAELTRRTHLAYFTELAETAEPHLRRAEQLEWLAAVEAEHDNVAAAMRGAIAAGDADGAMRLAAYAGWYWWLGGHKAEGDELLLAATAVPGEVAEDVQALVYSFVTGFLTSGRGRDQYQAADWIRKAYELSLRVESPHPAVKFAAPLERLLHGPDAFLTAFEPLLDDDDPWVRALARLQLGKMRIMLGEGGKEADEYLETALAEFRAIGERWGMSFALTELADRIAVRGDFARACEYYGQAVAVVTEAGAIEDVVRMRTRQAQLYWLAGEKDASAAAMAEAQRFAERVAWPEALVELALGKAELARWSGDAEQARRQLGTATTLLGSEAEKANLRATRHDLLGYLAVDTAESREHRIAAFEAASEAAYAPAIAQVLVGVADLALRNEQYEQAARLLGASAGVRGLPDRSNPELTRIEAETRRRLGDPEFTEATRQGTEASWPELAQVTLAS; encoded by the coding sequence GTGCAGATCGGGATACTGGGACCCTTCGAGGTTCGCACGGACGGCGGCGCCCTCGTCGAGGTACCGGGTGCCCGGCTGCGCGCGCTGCTGACCGCGCTCGCGCTCGAACCGGGCCGGGTGGTCGCGAAGGCGACGCTGGTGGACTGGATCTGGGGCGAACAACCGCCCGCCGACGCCACCAACGCCCTGCAGCGCCTGGTCTCCCGGCTGCGCAAGATCCTGCCGGAGGGGTCGATCGAGGGCCTGACCGACGGCTATCGGCTGAAGCTCGCGCCGGATGCCGTGGACGCGGTCGAGTTCGAGCGACTCGTCGGCGAGGCCCGGACGGACGAGGAGGCGCACCGGATCCGGCTGTTGCGCGAGGCGCTCGGCCTGTGGCGCGGTGCGGCCCTGCAGGACGTCGGTCTGGAGGAGAGCGAAGCCTTCGACGCCGCGGTCACCCGGCTCGAGCGGTTGCGGCTGACCGCGGTGGAGGACCGGTTCGAGGCCGAGACCGCCCACGGCGGCGGTGCGGATGCGGTCCCCGAACTGACCGATCTGGTGGCCGCGTACCCGGTCCGGGAGCGGCTGGTCGGCGCGCTGATGCGGGCCCTCGTCGCGAGCGGCCGTGACAGCGAGGCACTGCTCGTGTACGAGCGGACGCGGGAGGCGCTGGCCGACGAGCTCGGCGTCGATCCGTCCCCCGAGTTGTCCGCACTGCACGTCGCGTTGCTGCGGGGTGAGCTGGTCCGGCGGGAGGAGAAGCGGCCGACGAACCTGCGGGCCGAGCTGACCACGTACGTCGGCAAGGACACCGAGGTCACCGCGGTCCGCGAGCTGATCGCCGGGCATCGGCTCACCACGTTGATCGGGCCGGGTGGTTCGGGCAAGACCAGGATGGCGACCGAGACCGCCCGGACGCTGCTCGACGAACTGCCGGACGGGGCCTGGCTGGTCGAGCTCGCGGCGATCGGCGCCGACGCCGACGTGGCCCAGGCCGCGCTCGACGCGCTCCGGCTGCGGGACGCCTTGGTCGGTGAGGTCCCGGACGCGGAGCCGACGGACCGGTTCATCGCCGCGGTCCGCGAGCGGGAGATGCTGCTGGTCCTGGACAACTGCGAGCACGTGATCGAGTCGGCGGCGGCGTTCGCCCATCGCGCGCTCGGCGAGTGCCGGCGGCTGCGGATCCTCGCGACCAGCCGCGAACCGCTCGGGATCACGGGTGAGGCCCTGTGGCCGGTGGCCCCGCTGGTCCTGCCCGCGGAGACCGCCGACGCCGCCGAGGTCGAGGCGTCGCCGGCCGTCCGGCTGCTGCAGGACCGAGCCAGTGCCGTACGCAACGATCTCGGGACCGACGCCGCGACGATGGCCACGATGGCGCGGATCTGCCGGGCCCTGGACGGGATGCCGTTGGCCATCGAGCTCGCCGCGGCCAGGCTGCGCACGATGACGCTGGACCAGCTCGCGAACCGCCTCGACGACCGGTTCCGCCTGCTGACCGGGGGCAGCCGGACGGCGTTGCCGCGGCACCGGACCCTGCGCGCGGTGGTCGACTGGAGCTGGGAGCTGCTCAGCGACGCCGAGCGGATGGTGTTGCGCCGGCTCGCCGTGTTCGCGGGTGGGGCGAGCCTGGAGGCGGCCGAGCGGGTCTGCGCGGGCGACGCGGTCGAGAGCTGGGAGGTCCTCGAGCTGCTGACCGCGTTGACCGAGAAGTCGCTGGTGGTCGTCACCGGCGAGGACAACCCGCGGTACCGGATGCTCGGCACGATCAAGGAGTACGCCGAGCAGCGGCTCGCCGAGGCCGGGGAGGCCGAGCTGACCCGGCGGACACACCTGGCGTACTTCACCGAGCTCGCCGAGACCGCGGAACCGCATCTGCGCCGCGCCGAGCAGCTCGAGTGGCTGGCCGCGGTCGAGGCCGAGCACGACAACGTCGCCGCCGCGATGCGCGGTGCCATCGCCGCCGGTGACGCCGACGGCGCGATGCGGCTCGCGGCGTACGCGGGCTGGTACTGGTGGCTCGGCGGGCACAAGGCGGAGGGCGACGAGCTGTTGCTCGCGGCAACCGCGGTCCCTGGTGAGGTGGCCGAGGACGTCCAGGCGCTGGTGTACTCGTTCGTCACCGGGTTCCTGACGTCGGGGCGCGGGCGGGACCAGTACCAGGCGGCGGACTGGATCCGGAAGGCGTACGAGCTCAGCCTGCGGGTCGAGAGCCCGCATCCGGCGGTGAAGTTCGCGGCGCCGCTGGAGCGGTTGCTGCACGGGCCGGACGCCTTCCTGACCGCGTTCGAACCGTTGCTCGACGACGACGATCCGTGGGTCCGCGCGCTGGCCCGGCTCCAGCTCGGCAAGATGCGGATCATGCTCGGCGAGGGTGGCAAAGAGGCGGACGAGTACCTGGAGACCGCGCTCGCCGAGTTCCGCGCGATCGGCGAACGCTGGGGCATGTCGTTCGCGCTGACCGAGCTGGCGGACCGGATCGCCGTCCGCGGTGACTTCGCCCGCGCCTGCGAGTACTACGGCCAGGCAGTCGCCGTCGTGACCGAGGCCGGCGCGATCGAGGACGTCGTCCGGATGCGGACGCGGCAGGCGCAGCTGTACTGGCTGGCCGGGGAGAAGGACGCGAGCGCGGCGGCGATGGCGGAGGCGCAGCGGTTCGCGGAGCGGGTCGCGTGGCCGGAGGCGCTGGTCGAACTGGCCCTGGGCAAGGCCGAGCTCGCGCGGTGGAGCGGCGACGCCGAGCAGGCCCGCCGGCAGCTCGGGACCGCGACCACCTTGCTGGGCAGCGAGGCCGAGAAGGCGAACCTCCGCGCGACGCGGCACGACCTGCTCGGGTATCTCGCGGTGGACACGGCCGAGTCCCGCGAGCACCGGATCGCCGCCTTCGAGGCCGCGTCCGAGGCGGCGTACGCACCGGCGATCGCGCAGGTCCTGGTCGGCGTCGCGGACCTTGCCCTGCGCAACGAACAGTACGAGCAGGCGGCCAGGTTGCTGGGCGCGAGTGCCGGGGTCCGCGGACTGCCGGACCGGTCCAACCCCGAGCTGACCCGGATCGAGGCCGAGACGCGCCGTCGCCTCGGTGATCCGGAGTTCACCGAGGCGACGCGACAGGGTACGGAGGCGAGCTGGCCGGAACTGGCCCAGGTCACGCTCGCTTCGTGA
- a CDS encoding DUF4097 family beta strand repeat-containing protein, translating into MQTFETPAAISTVLDIPAGTVRFVAADRTETTVEVRPANPAKSRDVKATEETKVEYAEGVLRIEAPTKTQILGSSGTVEVTVQLPAGSQVAAKAASAELTAAGRFGDFTVESSHGAIEIEEAANVRLTTQAGDITVGRLTGAGELSTAKGDLRITEAVSGKIVLTTQAGDITVGAATGVSASLDAGTTLGRIQNSLKNADGVAALQIHATTSHGDISAHSL; encoded by the coding sequence ATGCAGACCTTCGAAACCCCCGCCGCGATCTCCACCGTGCTCGACATCCCGGCCGGCACCGTCCGGTTCGTCGCCGCCGACCGCACCGAGACCACGGTCGAGGTCCGGCCCGCCAACCCGGCCAAGAGCCGCGACGTGAAGGCCACGGAGGAGACCAAGGTCGAGTACGCCGAGGGCGTGCTGCGGATCGAGGCCCCCACCAAGACCCAGATCCTCGGCAGCTCCGGCACCGTCGAGGTCACGGTCCAGCTACCCGCCGGGTCCCAGGTCGCGGCGAAGGCGGCCAGCGCCGAGCTCACCGCGGCCGGCCGATTCGGCGACTTCACCGTCGAGAGCTCGCACGGCGCGATCGAGATCGAGGAGGCCGCGAACGTCCGGCTCACCACCCAGGCCGGGGACATCACGGTCGGCCGCCTGACCGGGGCCGGCGAGCTCAGCACCGCCAAGGGTGACCTGCGGATCACCGAGGCGGTCAGCGGCAAGATCGTCCTGACCACCCAGGCCGGCGACATCACGGTCGGCGCCGCGACCGGGGTCTCCGCCTCGCTGGACGCCGGGACCACCCTGGGCCGGATCCAGAACTCGCTCAAGAACGCCGACGGGGTGGCCGCCCTGCAGATCCACGCGACCACCTCGCACGGTGACATCTCGGCCCACTCGCTCTGA
- a CDS encoding ATP-binding cassette domain-containing protein codes for MTELAITASGLRKAYQDKVVLDGIDLAVPAGTIFSLLGPNGAGKTTTVNVLTTLLQADGGTARVAGHDLATGTKAVRAAIGVTGQFAAVDELLTGRENLQLMVDLNQVPTNDGPRVVKELLERFDLAESADKPASTYSGGMRRKLDLAMTLVGNPRIIFLDEPTTGLDPRSRRTMWAIIRDLIADGVTIFLTTQYLEEADQLADKVAVLDQGRLVAEGTPAELKRMIPGTHVRLRFGTAAELDAAARIITEATRDEEALVLRVPGDGGTRTLRTLLDRLDEYSISAEEFSVHTPDLDDVFLALTGHTTEVLAK; via the coding sequence ATGACAGAGCTGGCAATCACGGCTTCCGGACTCCGGAAGGCCTATCAGGACAAGGTCGTGCTCGACGGCATCGATCTGGCGGTCCCGGCCGGGACGATCTTCTCCCTGCTCGGCCCGAACGGCGCGGGCAAGACCACGACGGTGAACGTACTCACCACGCTGCTGCAGGCCGACGGCGGTACCGCCCGGGTGGCCGGCCACGATCTCGCGACCGGGACCAAGGCGGTCCGCGCGGCGATCGGGGTGACCGGTCAGTTCGCGGCCGTGGACGAACTGCTGACCGGCCGGGAGAACCTGCAACTGATGGTCGACCTGAACCAGGTCCCCACGAACGACGGTCCCCGCGTCGTCAAGGAACTCCTGGAGCGCTTCGACCTGGCCGAGTCCGCGGACAAGCCGGCCTCGACGTACTCCGGCGGGATGCGGCGCAAGCTGGACCTGGCGATGACCCTGGTCGGCAATCCGCGGATCATCTTCCTGGACGAGCCGACGACCGGTCTGGACCCGCGCAGCCGGCGGACCATGTGGGCGATCATCCGGGACCTGATCGCCGACGGAGTGACCATCTTCCTCACCACCCAGTACCTCGAGGAGGCCGACCAGCTCGCCGACAAGGTCGCCGTTCTCGACCAGGGCCGCCTGGTCGCGGAGGGTACGCCCGCCGAGCTGAAGCGGATGATCCCCGGCACCCACGTCCGGCTCCGGTTCGGGACCGCGGCCGAGCTCGACGCGGCCGCCCGGATCATCACCGAGGCCACCCGGGACGAGGAGGCGCTGGTCCTCCGCGTCCCCGGCGACGGTGGGACCAGGACGCTGCGGACGTTGCTGGACCGGCTCGACGAGTACTCGATCAGCGCGGAGGAGTTCTCCGTGCACACCCCTGACCTGGATGACGTCTTCCTCGCCCTGACGGGCCACACCACGGAGGTCCTGGCGAAATGA
- a CDS encoding phytanoyl-CoA dioxygenase family protein, producing MDMTTALRELGVAGDVLTQDEKDQLDRDGYLPLAGILTAEEVAAFNERMAELTAGEGDRAGLEVHQERGTDRLADLVNKDPRFEVCFSHPRVLGAMRHVLGEFRLSSLNSRAAHPGQGHQALHADFGHPVEPGEYEVCNSIWLLDDFTPENGATRVVPGSHRRGTMPGDEMADPADEHPDQVQLTGKAGTVVVFNSHLWHGGTRNTTDKPRRAMHSYFALRHLPQQLDQQAYLRVETYKRLSPAQRFILDVTGTG from the coding sequence ATGGATATGACGACCGCTTTGCGCGAGCTCGGTGTCGCCGGCGACGTGCTCACGCAGGACGAGAAGGACCAGCTGGACCGGGACGGGTACCTGCCGCTGGCGGGGATCCTGACCGCCGAGGAGGTAGCCGCGTTCAACGAGCGGATGGCCGAGTTGACCGCGGGCGAGGGTGACCGCGCCGGGTTGGAGGTGCACCAGGAACGAGGCACCGATCGGCTCGCCGACCTGGTGAACAAGGACCCGCGGTTCGAGGTGTGCTTCAGCCACCCGCGCGTACTGGGGGCGATGCGGCACGTCCTCGGAGAGTTCCGGCTGTCGTCGCTGAACAGCCGGGCGGCGCATCCTGGTCAGGGGCACCAGGCTCTGCACGCCGACTTCGGTCATCCGGTCGAGCCCGGCGAGTACGAGGTGTGCAACTCGATCTGGTTGCTCGACGACTTCACCCCGGAGAACGGCGCGACCCGGGTCGTCCCGGGCTCGCATCGGCGCGGCACGATGCCCGGTGACGAGATGGCGGATCCGGCCGACGAACACCCGGACCAGGTCCAGCTCACCGGCAAGGCCGGCACCGTCGTGGTGTTCAACAGCCACCTCTGGCACGGCGGGACGCGGAACACCACCGACAAGCCGCGCCGGGCGATGCACTCGTACTTCGCGTTGCGCCATCTCCCGCAGCAGCTCGACCAGCAGGCGTACCTGCGGGTGGAGACGTACAAGCGGCTGAGTCCCGCGCAACGCTTCATCCTCGACGTCACCGGCACCGGCTGA
- a CDS encoding AraC family transcriptional regulator, giving the protein MHKSLRLLGAGIHTAGPGKDYPSHAHTSWELVYYVRGRITCPIGDDTYAATPGTVLLTPPRTWHAELSRSGYTNRFLQVDATSTWPWPRICYDDGSRSLGRIFDALVQESAQPRADTDRLCTLLLGELDIHLRRAAAATEPTTAEKLVAQAERIFEERFATGLRVSQVAAELGLSPSNLRATYATLRGTSPSAALQQVRLRHALGLIRNSNLPLQAIASLTGYHSASHLSRHVKAATGKPPGTLRTTA; this is encoded by the coding sequence ATGCACAAATCGCTTCGGCTCCTCGGCGCCGGCATCCACACCGCCGGCCCCGGCAAGGACTATCCGTCCCACGCCCACACCTCGTGGGAGCTGGTGTACTACGTGCGCGGGCGGATCACCTGCCCGATCGGCGACGACACGTATGCGGCGACCCCCGGTACCGTCCTGCTCACCCCACCCCGCACCTGGCACGCCGAGCTCAGCCGCTCCGGGTACACCAACCGCTTCCTCCAGGTCGACGCCACGAGTACCTGGCCCTGGCCCCGCATCTGCTACGACGACGGCAGCCGCAGCCTCGGCCGGATCTTCGACGCCCTGGTCCAGGAGAGCGCCCAACCCCGAGCCGACACCGACCGCCTCTGCACCCTGCTCCTCGGCGAACTCGACATCCACCTCCGCCGCGCAGCCGCCGCCACCGAACCGACCACCGCCGAGAAGCTGGTCGCGCAAGCCGAGCGCATCTTCGAGGAACGCTTCGCCACCGGCCTCCGAGTCAGCCAGGTCGCCGCCGAACTCGGCCTCTCCCCCTCGAACCTCCGCGCCACCTACGCCACCCTCCGCGGCACCAGCCCCAGCGCGGCCCTCCAACAGGTCCGCCTCCGCCACGCCCTCGGCCTGATCCGCAACTCGAACCTCCCCCTCCAAGCCATCGCCAGCCTCACCGGCTACCACTCGGCAAGCCACCTCAGCCGCCACGTCAAAGCAGCCACCGGCAAACCCCCAGGCACCCTCCGCACCACCGCCTGA
- a CDS encoding phosphotransferase enzyme family protein, with the protein MTPWIDGTRAADDGLSLEEWGEYGALLAQVHAAEPPAVLRDALPRFSPVSESTPALAEEIRTRLAIEPVDEVEAELAAVWTQYDEVITTLVGTAPPEPSGPKVVCHADPHLGNVLVDGRVHLIDWDDVVLAPREQDLMFMLGGMGAVGPTAPEHLSAFLTGYGDVGIDQDAVRYYRHLRAREDVVGWSHQVITGPDREEALTITRGILEHGLAPLALS; encoded by the coding sequence GTGACTCCGTGGATCGACGGGACGCGCGCTGCCGATGACGGGCTGTCGCTGGAGGAGTGGGGCGAGTACGGCGCGCTCCTTGCTCAGGTGCACGCCGCTGAGCCGCCCGCCGTACTACGGGACGCGCTCCCCCGGTTCAGTCCGGTCAGTGAAAGCACACCGGCTCTCGCCGAGGAGATCCGTACCCGGCTCGCCATCGAGCCCGTGGACGAGGTGGAGGCCGAGTTGGCCGCCGTGTGGACGCAGTACGACGAGGTCATCACCACGTTGGTGGGGACCGCGCCGCCGGAGCCGAGTGGGCCGAAGGTGGTTTGTCATGCGGATCCGCATCTCGGCAACGTGCTGGTCGACGGGCGGGTGCACCTGATCGACTGGGACGACGTGGTGCTCGCGCCGCGGGAGCAGGACCTGATGTTCATGCTCGGCGGGATGGGCGCGGTCGGCCCCACCGCGCCCGAACACCTGAGCGCCTTCCTTACCGGGTACGGCGACGTCGGCATCGACCAGGACGCCGTCCGGTACTACCGCCACCTCCGCGCTCGCGAGGACGTCGTCGGCTGGTCGCACCAGGTGATCACCGGCCCCGACCGCGAGGAAGCCCTCACCATCACCCGCGGCATCCTCGAACACGGCCTCGCCCCACTCGCCCTCAGCTGA
- a CDS encoding AraC family transcriptional regulator, translated as MAEPPEVLNVGAGIHGVRSLRDVYLLPDLWQLHLYNYSAELTVDGTTYAVAPGYVSVTPAGVEAEFRYRGRSEHLYVHFRPRPGGEELRLPVVQDAGAAAPVLSDLLRSALEVSPSGSPRVVAEVWTALWRVVQLGSAGESGGQTTHPAVAAAIAYIEANLARPLTVPALARVAGVSHNHLTRLFHTETGTTVIAYLRQRRLTRARHLLMASTLSIPAIAASVGIPDLQAFNKACHRELGGSPRAIRTTVLGSPS; from the coding sequence TTGGCTGAGCCGCCCGAGGTGCTGAACGTCGGCGCGGGGATCCACGGCGTCCGCAGTCTGCGCGACGTGTACCTGCTGCCCGACCTCTGGCAGCTCCACCTGTACAACTACTCCGCCGAGCTCACCGTGGACGGCACGACGTACGCGGTCGCCCCGGGGTACGTCAGCGTGACCCCGGCCGGCGTCGAGGCCGAGTTCCGGTACCGCGGCCGCTCGGAGCACCTGTACGTCCACTTCCGTCCACGGCCCGGTGGTGAGGAACTGCGCCTCCCCGTGGTCCAGGACGCGGGGGCAGCTGCACCGGTACTGAGCGACCTGCTCCGCTCGGCGCTCGAGGTGTCACCCAGTGGTTCGCCCCGGGTGGTGGCCGAGGTGTGGACCGCGTTGTGGCGGGTCGTCCAGCTCGGGTCCGCGGGGGAGAGCGGCGGGCAGACCACGCACCCGGCGGTGGCGGCCGCGATCGCGTACATCGAGGCGAACCTGGCCCGCCCGTTGACGGTCCCCGCGCTCGCCCGCGTCGCCGGGGTCTCGCACAACCACCTGACCCGCCTGTTCCACACCGAGACGGGGACGACGGTGATCGCGTACCTCCGGCAGCGCCGCCTCACCCGGGCCCGCCACCTGCTGATGGCGTCCACCTTGTCGATCCCGGCGATCGCGGCCTCGGTCGGCATCCCGGACCTGCAAGCCTTCAACAAAGCCTGCCACCGCGAACTCGGCGGCTCCCCGAGAGCGATCCGCACCACGGTGCTGGGAAGTCCGTCCTGA